In Spirosoma aureum, a single genomic region encodes these proteins:
- the nagA gene encoding N-acetylglucosamine-6-phosphate deacetylase yields MRQKISNGTILTPYRTIRNGTLVIDGSQILGIHDGPVDVPDAVDIDAQNQFVAPGFIDIHVHGGGGFDFMDGTEEAFLKIAELHARYGTTALVPTTLTAERDDLLQTLDVYERANRSNTRGATFLGIHLEGPYFALNQRGAQDPRYIRNPDPDEYEQILNHSSSIVRWSAAPELEGAIPFGQRLHQKGIIAAIAHTDALYDDVVTACENGYSLVTHLYSAMSGVTRRNAFRYAGVIESAFLLDLDVEIIGDGIHLPPPLLKLVYKIKGADRTALITDAMRAAGMPEGESTLGSLKNGLKVIVEDGVAKLPDRTSFAGSVATTNQLVRNMVKLADVSLTEAVRMASTTPARIMGIDHKKGSLAKGKDADIVLFDEHFTIGLTMIQGNIVYEK; encoded by the coding sequence ATGCGGCAAAAAATAAGTAACGGCACGATTTTGACACCCTACCGAACGATCCGGAATGGAACGTTGGTCATTGATGGAAGTCAAATTCTGGGTATCCACGATGGGCCGGTCGATGTGCCCGACGCCGTCGATATCGATGCACAAAACCAGTTTGTGGCACCTGGTTTTATCGACATTCATGTACACGGTGGAGGTGGCTTTGATTTCATGGACGGCACCGAAGAAGCCTTCCTGAAAATCGCTGAACTTCACGCCCGATATGGCACAACGGCGCTTGTTCCAACTACATTGACGGCTGAGCGCGATGATCTGTTGCAAACGCTGGATGTCTATGAGCGGGCAAACCGAAGCAATACCCGTGGAGCCACTTTTCTGGGTATTCACCTGGAAGGACCGTATTTCGCGCTCAATCAGCGGGGCGCTCAGGACCCGCGTTACATCCGAAATCCCGACCCGGACGAATACGAACAGATTCTGAATCACTCGTCGTCAATTGTCCGCTGGAGTGCAGCACCTGAATTGGAAGGTGCTATTCCTTTTGGGCAACGACTACACCAAAAAGGCATTATAGCCGCAATAGCTCACACCGATGCGCTCTACGATGATGTTGTAACTGCCTGCGAAAACGGCTACTCGCTGGTAACCCATCTGTATTCAGCGATGTCGGGGGTTACCCGCCGGAATGCGTTTCGCTATGCGGGTGTGATCGAGAGTGCTTTTTTGCTCGATCTCGACGTTGAAATCATTGGGGATGGCATTCACCTGCCTCCCCCATTGCTCAAGCTCGTCTATAAAATTAAAGGGGCAGACCGAACCGCATTGATCACCGATGCGATGCGGGCAGCCGGTATGCCCGAAGGCGAAAGCACCTTAGGCTCGTTAAAAAATGGCTTAAAGGTGATTGTGGAAGATGGCGTTGCCAAACTTCCCGACCGAACATCGTTTGCGGGCAGCGTGGCAACGACCAATCAACTCGTCCGGAATATGGTAAAACTGGCCGATGTATCGTTAACAGAAGCAGTTCGAATGGCCAGCACGACACCCGCCCGCATTATGGGCATCGATCATAAAAAGGGGTCGCTCGCCAAAGGCAAAGACGCCGATATTGTCCTTTTTGATGAGCATTTCACCATTGGCCTGACAATGATTCAGGGGAATATTGTGTACGAAAAATAG
- a CDS encoding xanthine dehydrogenase family protein molybdopterin-binding subunit: MQEKNKLTGTPVSRIDGILKVTGKADYSTDHPVKNVAYAVLFKSTIAAGTIVDIDTSSAEKSPGVLAVITHKNAPKLNVKGGLRGGALLQSPVIEFHGQHIGLVVAETFEQARYASRLIRVDYEKAAAKVDFSKLANQAVPPKDPAEEKRGDAKAAMSTAAYTIEEVYATPIEHHHPLEPHATIAEWNGDHVTLYNSSQIVNGAQNAAAATLNLKPENVRIVSPYIGGGFGSKGGQWANLVLAAVAAKAVNRPVKLALARQQMVNSVGLRQRNYQKVSLAATKDGKLIALAHEITTHCAIQTEFVEPCGDCSKIMYDVPNALISYRVVPMHMILPTYTRGPGKSTGSFALESAMDELAYKLKMDPIEFRIKNEPTRDPSNGKPWSSRKTVQCLQEGAQAFGWEKRKPEPRQNQQGNYLIGYGVACGTYPAHQRPSSALVKLKREGSDVRATIELAAADLGTGTYTILAQTAADVLGMPLSKITVTIGDSNLPPAAGAVGSVGATSYANSVNDACQKLMDELVAKSGKQYFVRPSATQLMISENISAYQARVDSKALESAEAYSSHSFNANFAEVRVNMSTGMVRVSRFLAVTGAGKILNPKTARSQIIGGNVWGIGMALTEESVVDPRWGNFVTRSFADYHIPSNLDIGSMEAIFIREEDTLANKLGVKGIGEVGIVGVAAAVANAVFNATGKRVRELPITPDKLL; this comes from the coding sequence ATGCAAGAAAAAAATAAGCTAACCGGAACACCTGTCAGCCGTATCGACGGAATTTTGAAGGTGACTGGCAAAGCGGATTATTCCACAGACCACCCGGTTAAGAATGTCGCTTATGCGGTTCTGTTCAAAAGTACAATTGCGGCAGGAACGATCGTAGACATCGACACCTCCTCTGCTGAAAAATCACCGGGTGTTCTGGCGGTGATCACCCACAAAAATGCGCCTAAACTCAATGTAAAAGGAGGCCTTCGCGGGGGTGCGCTGCTGCAAAGTCCCGTTATTGAATTTCACGGCCAGCACATAGGGCTGGTCGTTGCCGAAACGTTTGAACAGGCTCGGTATGCCTCCCGTCTGATCAGGGTAGACTATGAAAAGGCTGCGGCTAAGGTTGATTTTAGCAAACTGGCGAACCAGGCAGTACCCCCCAAAGACCCTGCGGAAGAAAAGCGGGGTGACGCGAAAGCAGCAATGAGTACAGCCGCCTACACGATTGAGGAAGTGTATGCAACACCAATCGAGCACCATCACCCACTGGAACCCCATGCCACCATTGCCGAATGGAATGGAGACCATGTGACACTATACAATAGCTCGCAAATCGTAAACGGGGCGCAAAACGCAGCGGCAGCCACGCTTAATCTCAAGCCGGAAAACGTCAGGATCGTCTCCCCCTATATCGGAGGTGGTTTTGGCTCCAAAGGGGGTCAGTGGGCCAATCTGGTGCTGGCGGCTGTGGCGGCTAAAGCGGTTAACCGCCCCGTAAAACTGGCACTGGCCCGCCAGCAAATGGTCAATTCGGTCGGGCTTCGGCAACGAAATTATCAGAAAGTAAGTCTGGCGGCTACTAAAGACGGAAAACTGATCGCATTGGCCCATGAAATTACGACCCATTGTGCCATACAAACTGAATTTGTGGAACCTTGTGGCGACTGCTCGAAGATCATGTACGATGTGCCTAACGCACTCATTAGCTACCGGGTTGTGCCGATGCATATGATCCTGCCAACCTATACCCGTGGCCCCGGAAAATCGACGGGAAGCTTTGCCCTCGAATCGGCCATGGATGAGCTGGCATACAAGCTAAAAATGGACCCGATCGAATTTCGGATTAAGAACGAACCCACGCGTGATCCGTCCAATGGCAAACCGTGGTCTTCGCGGAAGACAGTTCAATGTTTACAGGAAGGTGCCCAAGCGTTCGGCTGGGAAAAGCGCAAGCCAGAGCCTCGCCAGAATCAGCAGGGTAATTACCTGATCGGTTATGGTGTTGCCTGTGGCACCTATCCGGCCCATCAGCGACCGAGTTCAGCCCTGGTGAAGCTGAAGCGGGAGGGCAGCGATGTTCGGGCGACCATTGAACTGGCCGCTGCGGATCTGGGAACGGGCACTTACACCATTCTGGCCCAAACGGCAGCCGATGTATTGGGCATGCCACTTTCCAAAATAACCGTTACGATTGGCGATTCGAATCTGCCCCCGGCTGCCGGTGCGGTGGGGTCGGTCGGTGCGACCAGTTATGCTAATTCGGTCAATGATGCCTGCCAAAAACTAATGGATGAACTGGTAGCTAAATCGGGTAAGCAATATTTTGTCCGACCAAGTGCTACTCAGTTAATGATTTCGGAAAATATAAGTGCTTATCAGGCCCGCGTAGATTCCAAAGCGCTGGAAAGTGCGGAAGCTTACTCATCCCATAGTTTCAATGCGAATTTTGCCGAGGTCCGGGTAAATATGTCTACCGGCATGGTTCGTGTTTCCCGTTTCCTGGCCGTAACGGGGGCAGGCAAGATTCTGAACCCCAAAACCGCCCGGTCGCAGATCATCGGTGGCAACGTCTGGGGCATTGGTATGGCACTGACTGAAGAGTCGGTAGTCGACCCGCGCTGGGGCAATTTTGTTACCCGCTCATTTGCTGATTATCACATTCCATCCAACCTGGATATTGGCAGCATGGAAGCTATTTTTATCCGTGAAGAAGATACGCTCGCCAATAAATTAGGGGTTAAAGGAATTGGCGAAGTAGGCATTGTTGGCGTAGCTGCTGCTGTTGCCAACGCCGTTTTCAATGCTACAGGCAAACGGGTCCGTGAATTGCCTATAACTCCGGATAAGCTTTTGTGA
- a CDS encoding Gfo/Idh/MocA family protein has translation MKTVENSPVSNTRRDFVKKAFIGTAALSVGGILPGFSAQSYGRILGANEKVRVGVMGVNSRGLALSSNFALQPNCEVATICDVDARAAEKAITTVTGIQTAKPKNQPDFRKALEDKDMDALVIAAPDHWHAPAAILASKAGKHVYLEKPCSHNPHEGELLVAVVAKYKNVIQMGNQRRSWPNVKQAIEDIKRGAIGRPYFAKGWYTNNRATIGIGKEEAAPSWLNYDLWQGPAPRRAYKNNVIHYNWHWFWHWGTGEALNNGTHMLDLMRWGLDVEFPNKVTSLGGRYRYKDDWEAPDTQVINLTFNNNTAMTWEGRSCNGRTVEGSDVGVTFYGETGSLQYGGGNAYKIFDLDNKLVKDVKNDLPIDPRNRMNPSQALDATHLQNFVEAIQKGTPLASGIVGGHQSTLLCQLGNIALRSGNALDIDPSNGHILNNKAAAKFWQRDYEKGWEPTA, from the coding sequence ATGAAAACCGTTGAGAATAGTCCAGTATCAAACACCCGGCGCGATTTTGTCAAAAAGGCATTTATCGGTACAGCTGCCCTGTCGGTAGGTGGAATCTTACCAGGATTCAGTGCCCAAAGTTACGGTCGGATTCTGGGAGCCAATGAAAAAGTACGCGTCGGTGTTATGGGCGTCAATAGCCGTGGGCTGGCCCTGTCGAGCAATTTCGCCTTACAACCCAACTGCGAAGTGGCAACGATCTGTGATGTTGACGCCAGAGCGGCCGAAAAAGCCATTACAACCGTCACCGGCATTCAGACAGCGAAGCCTAAAAATCAGCCCGACTTCCGAAAAGCCCTCGAAGACAAGGACATGGACGCGCTGGTGATTGCGGCACCCGACCATTGGCACGCTCCCGCTGCCATTCTGGCCTCGAAAGCGGGTAAACATGTGTACCTGGAAAAACCATGCAGCCATAATCCGCATGAGGGCGAATTGCTGGTCGCCGTAGTTGCGAAGTACAAAAACGTGATCCAGATGGGAAACCAACGGCGATCATGGCCCAATGTGAAGCAAGCTATCGAGGATATTAAACGGGGGGCAATTGGTCGACCTTATTTTGCTAAAGGCTGGTATACCAACAACCGGGCAACGATTGGCATTGGTAAAGAAGAAGCCGCGCCTTCCTGGCTGAATTATGACTTATGGCAGGGACCGGCACCCCGTCGAGCCTATAAAAATAACGTTATTCACTACAACTGGCACTGGTTCTGGCATTGGGGAACGGGCGAAGCGCTCAATAACGGAACACATATGCTCGATCTGATGCGCTGGGGACTCGATGTCGAATTCCCGAATAAGGTTACGTCGCTGGGTGGGCGCTATCGGTACAAAGACGACTGGGAAGCGCCTGACACGCAGGTCATAAACCTGACCTTCAACAACAACACGGCCATGACCTGGGAAGGCAGAAGCTGCAATGGCCGAACCGTTGAAGGAAGCGACGTAGGCGTGACATTTTATGGCGAAACGGGCTCTTTACAATACGGGGGTGGCAACGCCTATAAAATCTTTGACCTCGATAACAAACTGGTCAAAGATGTAAAGAATGATTTACCCATCGATCCCCGCAACCGAATGAATCCGTCGCAGGCACTCGATGCCACCCACCTTCAAAACTTTGTCGAAGCCATCCAGAAAGGAACGCCACTGGCTTCGGGCATTGTGGGTGGCCACCAGAGCACCTTGCTTTGCCAGTTGGGGAACATTGCGCTGCGCTCAGGCAATGCGCTCGACATCGATCCGTCGAACGGTCATATTCTGAACAACAAAGCTGCGGCAAAATTCTGGCAGCGTGATTATGAAAAAGGCTGGGAACCAACGGCTTAA
- a CDS encoding glucosamine-6-phosphate deaminase, translating into MNEFTVDQLKVNLFDNRRSLGENAARLAAARISSLLHTQPVINIVFAAAPSQNEFLEALAKQPNIAWERINAFHMDEYIGLPDNAPQRFGNYLKNQLFDKVPIGVIYYIDGNNDPDEECNRYASLLTDYPTDIVCLGIGENCHIAFNDPHVADFDDPVLVKKVGLDLTSRWQQVHDGCFSTLEEVPEYALTLTIPALFKATALFCMVPAIHKAEAIHHTLVDPISEQYPSTILRRHSNAMLFIDQDSSGKLTLDTGAGSKESVL; encoded by the coding sequence ATGAACGAATTCACCGTAGACCAGCTCAAGGTTAACCTGTTCGACAATCGCCGTAGCCTTGGCGAAAATGCAGCCAGACTGGCCGCTGCCAGAATCAGTTCGTTACTGCATACGCAGCCTGTTATCAATATTGTATTTGCAGCCGCACCTTCGCAAAATGAATTTCTGGAGGCTCTGGCAAAGCAGCCAAATATCGCATGGGAACGTATCAATGCGTTCCATATGGATGAGTACATCGGCCTGCCCGACAACGCCCCGCAACGGTTTGGGAATTACCTTAAGAATCAGCTATTCGATAAAGTACCTATAGGCGTTATTTACTATATTGATGGCAACAACGATCCCGACGAGGAGTGTAATCGATACGCATCGTTGCTAACTGATTATCCTACTGACATTGTCTGCCTGGGTATTGGTGAAAACTGTCATATTGCTTTCAATGACCCCCATGTTGCTGATTTTGACGACCCTGTTCTCGTCAAAAAAGTAGGACTGGACCTGACAAGCCGCTGGCAACAGGTCCACGACGGCTGTTTTTCGACGCTTGAGGAAGTGCCGGAATACGCCCTGACACTTACCATTCCGGCTCTGTTTAAAGCCACTGCTTTGTTTTGTATGGTGCCAGCCATCCATAAAGCCGAAGCCATTCATCATACACTGGTCGATCCCATTTCGGAACAGTACCCTTCGACTATATTGCGACGGCATTCCAACGCTATGCTGTTTATTGATCAGGACAGCTCCGGTAAATTGACGCTCGATACGGGTGCGGGCAGTAAGGAATCTGTATTGTGA
- a CDS encoding FAD binding domain-containing protein, whose translation MRPFSYTYAKDIASAVKQLTANRGAKFLAGGTNLLDLMKEDVERPDQLIDISRLPLTQIRAISTGANQGGISIGGLGRNTDAANHPLIRQNYPLLSQAILAGASGQIRNMATNGGNLMQRTRCPYFYDVAMPCNKREPGTGCGALEGINRMHAIFGWSDKCVAVYPSDMAVALAALDSVVVVSNTAGQERRIPLADFHRLPGDSPEKETNLSHGELITSIELPKNKFADQSYYLKVRDRASYAFALISVAAALEMDGNRIIRASLAMGGVAHKPWRALKAEQLLAGKEATEANFRAAAAAEMSDARPLAHNKFKVELGSRSLALALQLARNGNKS comes from the coding sequence ATGAGACCTTTTAGCTATACATACGCCAAAGACATCGCATCGGCCGTAAAACAATTGACGGCTAATCGTGGCGCAAAGTTTCTGGCTGGCGGCACCAATCTGCTGGACCTGATGAAGGAGGATGTGGAACGACCTGATCAACTGATAGATATCAGCCGTCTACCACTAACCCAGATCAGGGCCATTTCAACCGGAGCAAATCAGGGAGGCATTTCGATCGGCGGACTTGGCAGGAATACAGACGCAGCCAATCATCCGCTGATTCGCCAAAACTATCCGCTTCTTAGCCAGGCTATTCTGGCTGGCGCATCCGGTCAGATCCGGAATATGGCGACCAATGGCGGCAACCTGATGCAACGAACCCGATGCCCCTATTTTTATGACGTGGCCATGCCCTGCAACAAACGCGAGCCGGGAACGGGCTGTGGGGCGCTGGAAGGCATTAACCGAATGCATGCGATCTTTGGCTGGTCGGATAAATGTGTTGCGGTCTATCCGTCCGATATGGCTGTCGCGCTGGCCGCGCTGGACTCTGTCGTCGTTGTCAGCAATACAGCCGGACAGGAGCGTAGAATTCCATTGGCCGATTTTCATCGGTTGCCGGGTGATTCGCCGGAAAAAGAGACGAATCTAAGTCATGGCGAATTGATTACGTCCATTGAGCTGCCTAAAAATAAGTTTGCCGACCAATCTTATTACCTGAAAGTTCGTGACCGTGCTTCGTATGCATTTGCGCTGATCTCGGTAGCTGCCGCTCTTGAAATGGATGGTAACCGAATCATTCGGGCCAGTCTGGCCATGGGCGGTGTGGCGCACAAACCCTGGCGGGCGTTGAAAGCAGAACAGTTGCTCGCCGGAAAAGAAGCGACCGAAGCGAATTTCAGGGCAGCGGCCGCAGCAGAGATGTCGGATGCCAGACCATTGGCGCACAATAAATTTAAAGTTGAACTGGGCAGCCGGAGCCTGGCGCTCGCGCTCCAACTGGCCAGAAATGGGAACAAGTCCTGA
- a CDS encoding 2Fe-2S iron-sulfur cluster-binding protein → MQEGNETPQLTEDEKKLFEDLMPEDLNEILDTGVNRRHFLKLLTLAGGGILAAQSATAEQVLTRSLSLPFDNPSPATIENGVTVSLRVNGAARKLLVDSRMTLLDTLRERLELTGSKKGCDHGQCGACTVMVDGRRVLSCLTLAATCEGKSVKTIEGLAQGNELHPMQAAFLKHDGFQCGFCTPGQICSAVALMDEAKNGDASYVTDNIRQKSGPVQLSNEEIRERMSGNLCRCGAYPNIVAAIQEVHSGKPVEQTWQFVG, encoded by the coding sequence ATGCAGGAAGGCAACGAAACCCCTCAACTGACTGAGGACGAAAAGAAGCTGTTTGAAGATCTGATGCCAGAGGATCTTAACGAAATTCTGGATACTGGCGTGAACAGGCGCCACTTTTTAAAGCTGTTGACACTCGCTGGCGGGGGTATACTGGCAGCACAATCAGCTACGGCAGAGCAGGTGCTAACCCGATCGCTCAGTCTTCCGTTTGACAATCCCTCACCAGCAACTATAGAAAATGGGGTTACCGTTTCGCTCAGGGTCAATGGAGCAGCCCGAAAACTACTGGTCGATTCCAGAATGACGCTACTGGATACCCTGCGCGAAAGGCTGGAACTGACTGGTTCTAAAAAAGGCTGTGACCACGGTCAATGCGGAGCCTGCACCGTAATGGTGGACGGTCGACGCGTCTTGTCCTGTCTGACTCTGGCCGCAACCTGCGAGGGGAAAAGCGTTAAAACGATCGAAGGACTGGCCCAAGGCAATGAACTGCATCCCATGCAGGCTGCTTTTCTTAAACACGATGGGTTCCAGTGTGGCTTCTGTACACCCGGCCAGATCTGCTCGGCAGTGGCTTTGATGGACGAAGCTAAGAATGGAGATGCGAGTTATGTAACCGACAATATTCGCCAAAAATCAGGACCGGTCCAGTTGTCGAACGAGGAGATTCGAGAGCGAATGTCGGGGAATTTGTGCCGCTGCGGTGCTTACCCAAACATTGTGGCTGCCATTCAGGAAGTACACAGCGGAAAACCCGTAGAACAGACCTGGCAGTTTGTCGGCTAA
- a CDS encoding Atu2307/SP_0267 family LLM class monooxygenase: MELGISSFGEISPDGVAGKAINAHQRMQQLLEEIKLADEVGLDVFALGEHHRPDFVISAPEVILAAAATITKNIRLSSSVTVLSSADPVRVFQNFASLDLISNGRAEIMAGRGSFIESFPLFGYDLQDYDELFTEKLDLLVNINRQELVSWHGKHRAAIDNLGVYPRPYQSALPIWLAVGGTPASAVRAGRMNLPMTLAMLGGTPDRFVPLINLFRQSAKDAGHDVKQLPLGINSHFYAADQSQQAADELYPPYQLMMNRIGKERGWPPLGREQFEYMRQYGPLTVGSPQQIIDKILHFHELFQNTRYLAQLIGGQQFPHKKTLHAIELFGTKIAPVIRKELATKKETINQED; encoded by the coding sequence ATGGAATTAGGCATCAGTAGCTTTGGCGAGATTAGCCCCGATGGCGTAGCTGGTAAAGCGATCAATGCACACCAGCGGATGCAGCAACTGCTGGAAGAAATAAAACTCGCTGATGAAGTCGGGCTTGACGTATTTGCGCTGGGCGAACACCATCGGCCCGATTTTGTGATATCGGCTCCCGAAGTGATTCTGGCAGCCGCAGCTACCATTACTAAAAACATTCGGTTGTCAAGCTCCGTTACGGTTCTGAGTTCAGCCGATCCGGTTCGGGTATTTCAGAATTTTGCGTCACTGGATCTTATCTCCAATGGGCGGGCAGAGATCATGGCCGGTCGTGGTTCATTTATCGAGTCCTTTCCGTTGTTTGGTTACGACTTACAGGATTATGACGAGCTTTTTACCGAAAAGCTGGATCTATTGGTCAACATTAACCGGCAGGAGTTGGTTAGCTGGCACGGTAAACACAGGGCTGCTATTGACAATCTGGGCGTTTATCCACGGCCTTATCAGTCTGCCCTACCGATCTGGCTGGCCGTTGGCGGTACACCGGCTTCAGCCGTGCGGGCGGGCCGAATGAACCTTCCTATGACCCTCGCTATGCTGGGCGGCACGCCCGATCGGTTTGTTCCCTTAATTAACCTGTTCAGGCAATCGGCCAAAGACGCCGGGCATGATGTAAAGCAATTACCACTAGGCATCAATTCTCACTTTTATGCAGCCGATCAGTCGCAACAGGCTGCTGATGAGTTGTATCCGCCCTATCAGCTCATGATGAACCGGATTGGCAAGGAACGCGGCTGGCCTCCTCTGGGACGGGAGCAGTTTGAGTATATGCGTCAATATGGACCACTTACAGTAGGCAGCCCACAGCAGATCATCGACAAGATCCTGCACTTCCATGAGCTGTTCCAGAATACGCGTTACCTGGCCCAACTGATTGGTGGACAACAATTTCCCCATAAAAAAACGCTGCACGCCATCGAATTATTCGGCACCAAAATAGCACCGGTTATCCGGAAAGAGCTGGCAACAAAAAAAGAGACTATTAATCAGGAAGACTGA
- a CDS encoding sugar MFS transporter — protein sequence MSALAIDVSSLSKRETTISIFLIGLMFFIFGFISWVNSILIPYFKIACELTSFQAYLVAFAFYIAYFIMSVPASYLLKAVGFKKGMMIGFWAMSLGAFIFIPAAMTRTYAVFLMGLFTIGIGLAILQTATNPYITILGPIERAAQRISIMGICNKAAGILSPLVFAAVILRPTDTDLFAQLSTMSPTQRGAALDELVRRVIPPYAVLGTFLFALGYLVYRSPLPEINTEHESADVATANAGKTSILQFPHLILGAVAIFLHVGTQVIAIDTIIGYANSMGIDLLKAKAFPSYTLFCTICGYIIGIICIPRFVSQVNALRTCTLLGTAFTLLIIFTSGTVSFLGYTADISIWFVVLLGLANSIVWAGLWPLALDGLGRFTKIGASILIMGLCGNAIMPLFYGYLADVYTVRLAYWVLFPCYLYLVYYAVYGHTVKRWSLMNSRL from the coding sequence ATGAGTGCACTAGCAATTGATGTCAGTAGCCTGAGCAAGCGGGAAACCACGATTTCAATTTTTCTGATTGGGCTGATGTTTTTCATCTTCGGCTTCATTTCGTGGGTTAACTCCATCCTGATCCCCTATTTCAAAATAGCCTGCGAACTAACCAGCTTTCAGGCTTATCTGGTCGCGTTTGCATTTTACATCGCCTACTTTATCATGTCTGTTCCGGCGTCTTACCTGTTAAAAGCCGTTGGATTCAAGAAAGGAATGATGATTGGCTTTTGGGCAATGTCTCTGGGCGCATTCATTTTTATTCCGGCTGCCATGACCCGAACCTACGCCGTTTTCCTGATGGGGCTTTTCACCATCGGCATCGGCCTGGCCATTCTGCAAACGGCTACCAACCCATACATTACCATTCTGGGTCCGATAGAACGGGCAGCCCAACGAATCAGTATCATGGGTATATGCAACAAAGCGGCCGGCATCCTGTCGCCCCTTGTGTTCGCGGCCGTAATCCTACGTCCGACCGATACGGATCTATTTGCCCAATTGAGCACGATGAGCCCGACTCAGCGGGGGGCGGCCCTCGACGAACTGGTCCGTCGGGTCATTCCACCCTATGCCGTGTTGGGTACGTTTCTGTTTGCGCTGGGTTATCTGGTGTATCGGTCGCCACTGCCCGAAATCAATACCGAACACGAAAGTGCCGATGTAGCCACAGCCAATGCGGGAAAAACGAGTATCCTCCAGTTTCCGCATCTGATTCTGGGAGCAGTGGCCATTTTCCTGCACGTTGGTACGCAGGTGATCGCCATCGACACCATTATCGGCTATGCCAACTCAATGGGAATCGATTTACTAAAAGCGAAGGCATTTCCATCCTATACGCTGTTCTGTACCATCTGTGGGTATATTATCGGTATCATTTGTATTCCACGATTTGTCAGTCAGGTGAATGCCTTACGGACCTGCACATTGCTTGGAACTGCCTTCACGCTGCTTATCATTTTCACCAGCGGAACCGTTTCGTTTCTCGGATACACCGCCGATATCTCCATCTGGTTTGTGGTGCTATTAGGGTTAGCAAACTCGATTGTCTGGGCCGGGCTCTGGCCGCTGGCGCTGGATGGGCTGGGGCGTTTCACGAAAATTGGTGCCTCTATCTTGATTATGGGCTTGTGCGGGAATGCCATTATGCCCCTTTTTTACGGTTATTTAGCGGATGTATACACGGTGCGACTTGCTTACTGGGTGCTTTTCCCCTGTTACTTGTATCTGGTTTATTATGCCGTGTATGGGCATACGGTAAAACGATGGTCGTTGATGAATAGCAGATTGTGA